In Rhizobium sp. N324, a single genomic region encodes these proteins:
- the ypfJ gene encoding KPN_02809 family neutral zinc metallopeptidase: protein MEWRGRRQSDNVEDRRGDPSSGGFGRGGGFNFPSGGGVRRAGGGLSIGTIIFLVVIYFIFKMMGVDLLQVLEGGGMSSGPGYEQSQSQGTRTPANDEMTAFMRTVLAETEDTWTGIFQAQGRDYEEPRLVLFSDQTQSACGFASAATGPFYCPEDHKVYLDTAFFQELSDRFGASGDFAEAYVVAHEVGHHVQNLLGILPKFNQARQRMSEEEANKMSVRVELQADCFAGIWGKFTQQKGLLESGDLEEALNAAQQIGDDTLQKRSQGYVVPESFNHGTSQQRVRWFKRGFDSGQLSACDTFSGPV from the coding sequence ATGGAATGGAGAGGCCGGCGTCAGTCCGACAACGTCGAGGATCGCCGCGGCGATCCGAGCAGCGGCGGTTTCGGCCGCGGCGGCGGCTTTAACTTTCCCTCCGGCGGCGGCGTTCGCCGTGCCGGCGGCGGCTTGAGCATCGGCACGATCATCTTCCTCGTCGTTATCTATTTCATCTTCAAGATGATGGGCGTCGATCTGCTACAGGTGCTCGAAGGCGGCGGCATGTCGAGCGGTCCAGGCTACGAGCAGAGCCAGTCGCAAGGCACCCGCACGCCCGCCAATGACGAGATGACCGCTTTCATGCGCACCGTGCTTGCCGAAACCGAGGATACTTGGACGGGCATCTTCCAGGCGCAGGGCAGGGATTACGAGGAGCCTCGCCTGGTGCTGTTCTCAGACCAGACGCAGTCGGCCTGCGGCTTTGCCTCTGCCGCGACCGGTCCGTTCTACTGCCCTGAAGATCATAAGGTCTATCTCGACACGGCTTTCTTCCAGGAGCTTTCCGACCGGTTCGGTGCGTCGGGCGATTTCGCCGAGGCTTATGTCGTCGCCCACGAGGTCGGCCACCACGTGCAGAACCTGCTCGGCATCCTGCCGAAGTTCAACCAGGCCCGCCAGCGCATGAGCGAGGAGGAGGCCAACAAGATGTCGGTGCGCGTCGAGCTGCAGGCCGATTGCTTCGCCGGCATCTGGGGCAAATTTACCCAGCAGAAGGGCCTGCTGGAGTCGGGCGACCTTGAGGAAGCTCTGAATGCCGCCCAGCAGATCGGCGACGATACGCTGCAGAAACGGTCGCAGGGTTACGTCGTGCCCGAAAGTTTCAACCACGGCACCTCGCAACAGCGCGTCAGATGGTTCAAGCGCGGCTTCGACAGCGGCCAGCTGTCGGCTTGCGATACGTTTTCGGGGCCGGTTTGA